Proteins encoded in a region of the Oncorhynchus gorbuscha isolate QuinsamMale2020 ecotype Even-year linkage group LG16, OgorEven_v1.0, whole genome shotgun sequence genome:
- the LOC123999277 gene encoding probable G-protein coupled receptor 21, whose amino-acid sequence MMNSSLDLLELELLNLSGPPFCLLDVGYSQILNTCLLEVAIILLLTVLIISGNLVVIFVFHCAPLLQHHTTSAFIQTMAYADLLVGVSCLIPSLSLLHHLKGLDEELTCKVFGYMVSVLKSVSMASLACVSVDRYMAITRPLSYATLATPCRIRACILLIWVYSALVFLPSFFGWGKPGYHGDVVEWCAVEWETRPLFTSFIVALLYAPAAMTVCFTYVNIFRICRQHTREISERRARFGPQEGSLGQDGQPQHAPACTDKRYAMVLFRITSVFYLLWLPYILYFLLESADIYSHPAASFITTWLAISNSFFNCLIYSLSNSAFRKGLKRLCLFCVQRVDSKKSFSPSPGYGQGPICTRSTCHV is encoded by the coding sequence ATGATGAACTCTTCCCTGGACCTGCTGGAGCTTGAGCTCCTCAACCTGAGCGGCCCTCCTTTCTGCCTCCTGGATGTGGGCTACAGCCAGATCTTAAACACCTGTCTACTGGAGGTAGCCATCATCCTGCTGCTTACCGTCCTCATCATCTCTGGCAACCTGGTGGTGATCTTTGTGTTCCACTGTGCTCCTCTTCTCCAGCACCACACAACCAGTGCCTTCATCCAGACCATGGCCTACGCAGACCTGTTGGTGGGTGTCAGCTGCCTCATCCCATCCCtgtccctcctccaccacctgaAAGGCCTGGACGAGGAGCTGACCTGTAAGGTGTTTGGTTACATGGTTTCCGTGTTGAAGAGCGTTTCCATGGCGTCGCTGGCGTGTGTTAGCGTGGACCGCTACATGGCGATAACACGGCCTCTGTCGTACGCTACCTTGGCGACGCCGTGCCGGATCCGCGCGTGCATCCTCCTCATCTGGGTCTACTCTGCCCTTGTCTTCTTGCCCTCCTTCTTCGGCTGGGGGAAGCCCGGCTACCACGGCGACGTGGTGGAGTGGTGCGCGGTGGAGTGGGAGACGAGGCCGCTCTTCACATCGTTCATTGTGGCGCTGCTCTACGCGCCAGCCGCCATGACGGTCTGCTTCACCTATGTCAACATCTTCCGGATCTGCCGGCAGCATACGAGGGAGATCAGCGAGCGCCGCGCCCGCTTCGGCCCACAGGAAGGCTCTCTAGGACAGGATGGCCAGCCGCAGCATGCGCCGGCGTGCACGGACAAACGCTATGCCATGGTGCTGTTCCGCATCACCAGCGTCTTCTACCTCCTCTGGCTTCCCTATATCCTGTATTTCCTGCTGGAGAGCGCTGACATCTACAGTCACCCTGCCGCCTCGTTCATCACCACCTGGCTGGCTATCAGCAACAGCTTCTTTAACTGTCTGATCTATAGTCTGTCcaacagtgccttcaggaagggTTTAAAACGCCTCTGTTTGTTCTGTGTGCAGCGCGTGGACAGTAAGAAGTCCTTCAGCCCATCACCAGGGTACGGACAGGGGCCCATCTGCACACGCTCCACATGCCATGTCTAG